A region of the Drosophila subpulchrella strain 33 F10 #4 breed RU33 chromosome 3L, RU_Dsub_v1.1 Primary Assembly, whole genome shotgun sequence genome:
CCCCTCTCTCTCACCCTCGAACAGTCCGTCTCTCTCTCGCCCCTGCTGTCGCTCAAAATGCTACGAAACTATCGAAAGTATTTGCAGGATAAACGGAAATACGACAAGCCACAACGACGAGGCAGCGAAGGATACATTTGTCACGTTTAGGCAGATTGCAAGGACACAGGATACACCAGccccccagcagcagcagcagcagcagcaactagCAGCAAtacgcagcagcagcggcagcaacacgcagcagcaacactcGCTATCGAGATTTTGTACATAAAGTCGGGgcaatagcaacaacaactttGGAGGACGCCATGTATGCGCAACATTTGCGCAAATGGagtctaaaaacaaaaacgcaACTAATGCCATTGATATTGCTAATTATCAGCTACATGTTGCTACTAGCCACATGTGTGTCGGCGACgacacaacagcaacagcaacagccaAGATTATGGGAAGGCAGTGCCGAAGAAAGCAGCTACTATATACCACTGAGTTCGGATAATGGCAGCGGGAGCAGtgaaagcagcagcagcagcagcagcagcaacatcgacAACAATATCTTAAGTAGGCTGCTCAGCCTCACCAGCAATAGTCTTAGTAGCCGTAGCAATGTTAAGTTAGAGCCAGCAACAGTATTCGACGCCGGCAGCAGTTCAGCCGCTCAGCAGGAGCAACATGTTGCTGCCGTGccagagcagcagcagcagcaacagcagcagcagtcaaTGCAAAAAGTTCCAAATACGTTAATCAATagtcaaatatataatttattatacaaTGGCATGCCCAGCGAGGCGGCGAGCAGTAAAATGCGTCGTCACATCCAACCATCACAGctgcaacatcagcaacatcaacaggAGAGTTTAGCCCGATTGCCGAGCAACTACAGCAGTCGGGCGGTACAGAGCTATCTGATAGAGTCCTTCGAAGTGCCAGATAGCCAGGCGGAGGATCGCAGTCAGGAGCAGACGGCGCGAAGTCGGCGCGACGGTAGCAACACCAATGTCAGCCGGCAGCAACATCGCCCCGGCCACCGGCAACAGTTGCAGCAGGACAAGCGCGATCATCGCCGCCAGCGGCAGGATCAAAGGAAggagcagcaacatcagcacaggagcaacaacaacaacaaccagcagaaTAAGCAGCGCAGGAAGCACCAGCGGAAGCATTGGGGTCACCAGCGAACCGAACGCTACTGCTCCGCCCGGGATCCCGCCCAATTGGCCTATGCGGCGCCCACCGTCTTCCAGGGCGTCTTCAAGTCGATGTCCGCCGATCGAAGGGTCAACTTCTCGGCGACCATGAAGGTGCAAAAGGTGTACAAGCAGCAGCATGACCTCCAGTTGCCCACGCTAGTGCGATTGCAGTTCGCGCTGAGCAACAACAGCGGCGAGTGCGACATATACAGGGAGCGACTGTTGCCGCGGGGCCTGCTCCGGTCCGGGAACGATCTGCAGCAGGCCTCGGATATATCCTACATGATGTTTGTCCAGCAGACGAACCCGGGCAACTTCACCATCCTCGGCCAGCCCATCAGGGTCACCCACTCGGTGGTGAAATCGGTCAAAATGGCTGTGAGCGAAAATTATGGTGAGTGGATTTCGATTTTAAACTTATAATTGGGGTTCTTGTGGCAACTTGATAAGTATTTATAATATAACCTTTGAAACAAGTTAAAGTATAATTAGGTTAGAACTGAGGAATGGGGATTAATAATTATCATTATGAAAGTCTATTTCCATTTGAAAGTTCTCCTTAATAGGAAAATGATTattataaaagatcatataaCACTTAAGCTGAGCTTAAAGTATAAAAACTTAAGCTAACATATCATCAAGTAATGATACaaacaat
Encoded here:
- the LOC119553470 gene encoding protein vein isoform X6 — its product is MYAQHLRKWSLKTKTQLMPLILLIISYMLLLATCVSATTQQQQQQPRLWEGSAEESSYYIPLSSDNGSGSSESSSSSSSSNIDNNILSRLLSLTSNSLSSRSNVKLEPATVFDAGSSSAAQQEQHVAAVPEQQQQQQQQQSMQKVPNTLINSQIYNLLYNGMPSEAASSKMRRHIQPSQLQHQQHQQESLARLPSNYSSRAVQSYLIESFEVPDSQAEDRSQEQTARSRRDGSNTNVSRQQHRPGHRQQLQQDKRDHRRQRQDQRKEQQHQHRSNNNNNQQNKQRRKHQRKHWGHQRTERYCSARDPAQLAYAAPTVFQGVFKSMSADRRVNFSATMKVQKVYKQQHDLQLPTLVRLQFALSNNSGECDIYRERLLPRGLLRSGNDLQQASDISYMMFVQQTNPGNFTILGQPIRVTHSVVKSVKMAVSENYERIDHVDHLGAE
- the LOC119553470 gene encoding protein vein isoform X1 — its product is MYAQHLRKWSLKTKTQLMPLILLIISYMLLLATCVSATTQQQQQQPRLWEGSAEESSYYIPLSSDNGSGSSESSSSSSSSNIDNNILSRLLSLTSNSLSSRSNVKLEPATVFDAGSSSAAQQEQHVAAVPEQQQQQQQQQSMQKVPNTLINSQIYNLLYNGMPSEAASSKMRRHIQPSQLQHQQHQQESLARLPSNYSSRAVQSYLIESFEVPDSQAEDRSQEQTARSRRDGSNTNVSRQQHRPGHRQQLQQDKRDHRRQRQDQRKEQQHQHRSNNNNNQQNKQRRKHQRKHWGHQRTERYCSARDPAQLAYAAPTVFQGVFKSMSADRRVNFSATMKVQKVYKQQHDLQLPTLVRLQFALSNNSGECDIYRERLLPRGLLRSGNDLQQASDISYMMFVQQTNPGNFTILGQPIRVTHSVVKSVKMAVSENYAQNASITSITSVPNNTTIEHGRELRIVCKVSGQPPPKVTWFKDDKSINRKRNVYQFKHHKRRSELIVRSFNSSSDAGKYECRAKNKASKAIVKRRIMIKASAVLFPLDQSRSSGTPCHFEFCFHGGTCMMIADLNAVFCRCPTEFFGERCENSMPDSRYSNSNPPEPCKNYHGGYYC
- the LOC119553470 gene encoding protein vein isoform X5, producing the protein MYAQHLRKWSLKTKTQLMPLILLIISYMLLLATCVSATTQQQQQQPRLWEGSAEESSYYIPLSSDNGSGSSESSSSSSSSNIDNNILSRLLSLTSNSLSSRSNVKLEPATVFDAGSSSAAQQEQHVAAVPEQQQQQQQQQSMQKVPNTLINSQIYNLLYNGMPSEAASSKMRRHIQPSQLQHQQHQQESLARLPSNYSSRAVQSYLIESFEVPDSQAEDRSQEQTARSRRDGSNTNVSRQQHRPGHRQQLQQDKRDHRRQRQDQRKEQQHQHRSNNNNNQQNKQRRKHQRKHWGHQRTERYCSARDPAQLAYAAPTVFQGVFKSMSADRRVNFSATMKVQKVYKQQHDLQLPTLVRLQFALSNNSGECDIYRERLLPRGLLRSGNDLQQASDISYMMFVQQTNPGNFTILGQPIRVTHSVVKSVKMAVSENYAQNASITSITSVPNNTTIEHGRELRIVCKVSGQPPPKVTWFKDDKSINRKRNVYQFKHHKRRSELIVRSFNSSSDAGKYECRAKNKASKAIVKRRIMIKASAVLFPLDQSRSSGTPCHFEFCFHGGTCMMIADLNAVFCRCPTEFFGERCENSMPDSGPFSLR
- the LOC119553470 gene encoding protein vein isoform X4 translates to MYAQHLRKWSLKTKTQLMPLILLIISYMLLLATCVSATTQQQQQQPRLWEGSAEESSYYIPLSSDNGSGSSESSSSSSSSNIDNNILSRLLSLTSNSLSSRSNVKLEPATVFDAGSSSAAQQEQHVAAVPEQQQQQQQQQSMQKVPNTLINSQIYNLLYNGMPSEAASSKMRRHIQPSQLQHQQHQQESLARLPSNYSSRAVQSYLIESFEVPDSQAEDRSQEQTARSRRDGSNTNVSRQQHRPGHRQQLQQDKRDHRRQRQDQRKEQQHQHRSNNNNNQQNKQRRKHQRKHWGHQRTERYCSARDPAQLAYAAPTVFQGVFKSMSADRRVNFSATMKVQKVYKQQHDLQLPTLVRLQFALSNNSGECDIYRERLLPRGLLRSGNDLQQASDISYMMFVQQTNPGNFTILGQPIRVTHSVVKSVKMAVSENYAQNASITSITSVPNNTTIEHGRELRIVCKVSGQPPPKVTWFKDDKSINRKRNVYQFKHHKRRSELIVRSFNSSSDAGKYECRAKNKASKAIVKRRIMIKASAVLFPLDQSRSSGTPCHFEFCFHGGTCMMIADLNAVFCRCPTEFFGERCENSMPDNILLQSTAKYIP
- the LOC119553470 gene encoding protein vein isoform X3; this encodes MYAQHLRKWSLKTKTQLMPLILLIISYMLLLATCVSATTQQQQQQPRLWEGSAEESSYYIPLSSDNGSGSSESSSSSSSSNIDNNILSRLLSLTSNSLSSRSNVKLEPATVFDAGSSSAAQQEQHVAAVPEQQQQQQQQQSMQKVPNTLINSQIYNLLYNGMPSEAASSKMRRHIQPSQLQHQQHQQESLARLPSNYSSRAVQSYLIESFEVPDSQAEDRSQEQTARSRRDGSNTNVSRQQHRPGHRQQLQQDKRDHRRQRQDQRKEQQHQHRSNNNNNQQNKQRRKHQRKHWGHQRTERYCSARDPAQLAYAAPTVFQGVFKSMSADRRVNFSATMKVQKVYKQQHDLQLPTLVRLQFALSNNSGECDIYRERLLPRGLLRSGNDLQQASDISYMMFVQQTNPGNFTILGQPIRVTHSVVKSVKMAVSENYAQNASITSITSVPNNTTIEHGRELRIVCKVSGQPPPKVTWFKDDKSINRKRNVYQFKHHKRRSELIVRSFNSSSDAGKYECRAKNKASKAIVKRRIMIKASAVLFPLDQSRSSGTPCHFEFCFHGGTCMMIADLNAVFCRCPTEFFGERCENSMPDSRRPFQLTMNRRDLV
- the LOC119553470 gene encoding protein vein isoform X2; translated protein: MYAQHLRKWSLKTKTQLMPLILLIISYMLLLATCVSATTQQQQQQPRLWEGSAEESSYYIPLSSDNGSGSSESSSSSSSSNIDNNILSRLLSLTSNSLSSRSNVKLEPATVFDAGSSSAAQQEQHVAAVPEQQQQQQQQQSMQKVPNTLINSQIYNLLYNGMPSEAASSKMRRHIQPSQLQHQQHQQESLARLPSNYSSRAVQSYLIESFEVPDSQAEDRSQEQTARSRRDGSNTNVSRQQHRPGHRQQLQQDKRDHRRQRQDQRKEQQHQHRSNNNNNQQNKQRRKHQRKHWGHQRTERYCSARDPAQLAYAAPTVFQGVFKSMSADRRVNFSATMKVQKVYKQQHDLQLPTLVRLQFALSNNSGECDIYRERLLPRGLLRSGNDLQQASDISYMMFVQQTNPGNFTILGQPIRVTHSVVKSVKMAVSENYAQNASITSITSVPNNTTIEHGRELRIVCKVSGQPPPKVTWFKDDKSINRKRNVYQFKHHKRRSELIVRSFNSSSDAGKYECRAKNKASKAIVKRRIMIKASAVLFPLDQSRSSGTPCHFEFCFHGGTCMMIADLNAVFCRCPTEFFGERCENSMPDSRYFVAIYGQIHTLNNDY